A single region of the Brienomyrus brachyistius isolate T26 chromosome 10, BBRACH_0.4, whole genome shotgun sequence genome encodes:
- the LOC125750012 gene encoding rho guanine nucleotide exchange factor 7-like isoform X1, with amino-acid sequence MLSRPAEMSESDSAGGQLVVKARFNFRQNNEDELSFSKGELITVTRQEEGGWWEGTLEGRTGWFPSNYVREVKPSEKPLSPKSVKGFDTPQLTKSYYSVVVQDILEHERDFLRELQSLLCCYLRPLQASDKLSSADVSHLMGNLEDIFTFQQGLCAVMEECTKMPEGQQHLGGCYLNLLNQIRTLHLCYCSTHPSAVCVLTEHGELLDAFMESHGAAGSGVLTLTTGLSKPFLRLEKYPTLLQELERHVEEAHPDSGDILKAATAFQGLVTQCHELRRRKALELQILSEPLRGWEGENIRSLGHVIHTGHVQLQSGPGQDKEERYVMLFPSMLLVLSASPRMSGFIYQGRFPLAGTAVAKRVEGSDSGQSAFEIAGGVIERVIVFCANQQDLQEWLDHLHALTKGGSPGSTVSKNAEGKAAAGVGTLAHQSHGTPTSGRALLEPPKISKPWSLSCLRPAPPLKPSAALGYKEDSSKSPRPIKKFLPKRKTERKPSDDEVLMRKSTAALEEDAQILKVIEAYCTGVSLHQATTGEDDLHFEGDLPLSAGVGVFPSEGDTDAILALIAAARKDCAPQVLLPEEEKIIVEEVKSNGQMVIEEKSLVDAVYALKDEVLELRKENRQMKQYLEEEQRSRKELERVVRRLAKQKNDCVRDEGTH; translated from the exons ATGCTGTCCAGACCTGCG GAGATGTCAGAGAGCGATAGTGCTGGTGGGCAGCTGGTGGTGAAGGCCCGCTTCAACTTCAGACAGAACAATGAGGATGAGCTCTCCTTCAGCAAGGGGGAGCTAATCACGGTCACGCGGCAGGAGGAGGGCGGCTGGTGGGAAGGCACGCTCGAGGGCCGCACCGGGTGGTTCCCCAGTAACTATGTGCGCGAGGTGAAGCCCTCAG AAAAGCCACTCTCTCCCAAATCGGTGAAGGGGTTCGACACGCCCCAGCTAACCAAGAGCTACTACAGCGTG GTTGTGCAGGACATCTTGGAACACGAGCGAGACTTCCTTAGAGAGCTGCAGTCCTTGTTGTGCTGCTACcttcgccccctgcaggccagcGATAA GTTGTCCAGTGCAGATGTCAGCCACCTGATGGGGAACCTGGAAGATATTTTTACTTTCCAGCAAGGACTGTGTGCGGTTATGGAGGAATGTACCAA GATGCCGGAAGGCCAGCAGCACCTGGGTGGATGTTACCTTAACCTGCTGAACCAGATCCGGACGCTACACCTGTGCTACTGCTCCACCCAtccctctgctgtgtgtgtgctcacCGAACATGG GGAGTTGCTGGACGCCTTCATGGAGAGTCACGGGGCTGCTGGCTCGGGCGTACTCACTTTGACCACTGGCCTCAGCAAGCCCTTTCTGCGGCTGGAGAAGTACCCCACCCTACTGCAGGAGCTGGAGCGGCATGTCGAG GAAGCCCATCCAGACTCCGGGGACATTTTAAAGGCAGCGACGGCCTTTCAGGGCCTGGTG ACGCAGTGCCACGAGCTGCGCAGACGCAAGGCACTGGAGCTGCAGATACTGTCGGAGCCGCTGCGAGGCTGGGAGGGCGAGAACATCCGTTCGCTGGGTCACGTGATTCACACGGGTCACGTGCAGCTACAGAGCGGGCCGGGCCAG GACAAGGAGGAACGCTATGTCATGctttttcccagcatgctccttGTGCTGTCCGCCAGCCCTCGCATGAGTGGCTTCATCTATCAG GGACGTTTTCCTCTTGCTGGGACAGCTGTGGCCAAGCGCGTGGAAGGCAGTGACAGTGGACAGTCTGCCTTCGAGATCGCAG GGGGTGTGATTGAGCGCGTTATAGTGTTCTGTGCCAACCAGCAGGACCTTCAGGAGTGGCTGGACCATCTACATGCCTTGACCAAAGGGGGCAGCCCAGGCAGCACCGTCAGCAAG AACGCAGAAGGGAAGGCGGCCGCTGGTGTCGGTACTCTGGCCCACCAGAGCCATGGCACGCCCACCTCCGGCCGTGCTCTGCTGGAGCCGCCTAAGATCAGCAAGCCCTGGTCCCTGAGCTGCCTGcgccccgcccctcccctcaAGCCCTCCGCTGCACTGGGCTACAAGGAG GACTCCAGCAAGAGCCCCCGACCAATAAAGAAATTCCTCCCCAAAAGGAAGACTGAAAGAAAGCCATCTGATGATGAGGTCCTGATGAGGAAGA GTACCGCAGCTCTGGAAGAAGATGCGCAGATTCTGAAGGTGATTGAGGCCTACTGCACAGGGGTCAGCCTGCACCAGGCCACCACCGGTGAGGACGACCTCCACTTTGAGGGCGATCTGCCCCTGTCTGCTGGGGTTGGTGTCTTTCCATCTGAGGGTGACACGGATGCCATTCTGGCTCTGATTGCAGCAGCCAGGAAGGACTGTGCTCCTCAGGTTCTCTTGCCTGAAGAAGAGAAGATCATAGTAGAGGAGGTGAAGAGCAACGGTCAGATGGTCATAGAGGAAAA GAGTCTCGTCGATGCTGTGTACGCGTTAAAGGATGAAGTGCTAGAACTGAGAAAG GAGAACAGGCAGATGAAGCAGTACTTAGAGGAGGAGCAGCGCTCACGGAAGGAGCTGGAGCGCGTCGTGCGGAGGTTGGCCAAGCAGAAGAACGACTGCGTTCGGGACGAAGGCACTCATTAA